In Lonchura striata isolate bLonStr1 chromosome 30, bLonStr1.mat, whole genome shotgun sequence, a single genomic region encodes these proteins:
- the KCNA2 gene encoding potassium voltage-gated channel subfamily A member 2, whose amino-acid sequence MTVATGDPADEAAALPGHPQDTYNPETDHECCERVVINISGLRFETQLKTLAQFPETLLGDPKKRMRYFDPLRNEYFFDRNRPSFDAILYYYQSGGRLRRPVNVPLDIFSEEIRFYELGEEAMEMFREDEGYIKEEERPLPENEFQRQVWLLFEYPESSGPARIIAIVSVMVILISIVSFCLETLPIFRDENEDIHGSGLSHPPYSNSSMGYQQSTSFTDPFFIVETLCIIWFSFEFLVRFFACPSKAGFFTNIMNIIDIVAIIPYFITLGTELAEKPEDGQQGQQAMSLAILRVIRLVRVFRIFKLSRHSKGLQILGQTLKASMRELGLLIFFLFIGVILFSSAVYFAEADESESQFPSIPDAFWWAVVSMTTVGYGDMVPTTIGGKIVGSLCAIAGVLTIALPVPVIVSNFNYFYHRETEGEEQAQYLQVTSCPKIPSSPDLKKSRSASTISKSDYMEIQEGVNNSNEDFREENLKTANCTLANTNYVNITKMLTDV is encoded by the coding sequence ATGACAGTTGCTACTGGAGATCCTGCAGATGAAGCTGCAGCTCTTCCCGGTCACCCGCAGGACACGTACAACCCTGAGACCGACCATGAGTGCTGTGAGAGGGTGGTCATTAACATCTCGGGGCTGCGCTTCGAGACGCAGCTCAAGACACTTGCCCAGTTTCCAGAGACCTTGCTAGGGGATCCCAAAAAGAGGATGAGATATTTCGACCCTCTGAGGAACGAGTATTTCTTTGACCGGAACAGACCCAGCTTCGATGCCATTTTGTACTATTACCAGTCCGGGGGGAGGTTGCGGCGGCCGGTTAACGTGCCCTTAGACATCTTCTCCGAAGAGATCCGCTTCTATGAACTGGGGGAAGAGGCCATGGAGATGTTTCGGGAGGATGAAGGCTACATCAAGGAAGAGGAGAGGCCGCTGCCCGAGAACGAGTTTCAGAGACAAGTGTGGTTGCTCTTTGAGTACCCCGAGAGCTCAGGCCCTGCCAGGATTATAGCTATTGTCTCTGTCATGGTGATTTTAATCTCCATCGTCAGCTTTTGCCTGGAAACGTTGCCCATTTTTCGGGATGAGAACGAAGACATTCACGGTAGCGGGCTGAGCCATCCCCCCTACTCCAACAGCAGCATGGGGTACCAGCAGTCCACTTCTTTCACAGACCCCTTCTTCATCGTGGAGACACTTTGCATCATCTGGTTCTCCTTCGAGTTCTTGGTGAGGTTTTTCGCCTGCCCCAGCAAGGCTGGATTTTTTACCAACATCATGAACATTATAGACATCGTAGCCATCATTCCCTATTTCATCACCTTAGGGACGGAGCTGGCCGAGAAGCCAGAGGacggccagcagggccagcaagCCATGTCCTTGGCCATCCTTCGAGTCATCCGCTTGGTGCGGGTCTTCAGGATCTTCAAGCTCTCCCGGCACTCCAAGGGGCTGCAGATCCTGGGACAGACTCTCAAGGCCAGcatgagggagctgggcctcttgatatttttcctcttcatcGGCGTCATCCTCTTCTCCAGCGCCGTCTACTTCGCCGAGGCCGACGAGAGCGAGTCCCAGTTCCCGAGCATCCCCGATGCCTTCTGGTGGGCTGTGGTTTCCATGACGACTGTTGGCTACGGAGACATGGTCCCCACGACCATCGGGGGGAAAATCGTGGGTTCCTTGTGTGCCATCGCTGGCGTATTAACGATTGCCTTACCAGTGCCCGTCATAGTGTCTAACTTCAATTACTTCTACCACCGGGAGACCGAGGGAGAGGAGCAGGCTCAATATTTGCAAGTAACCAGCTGCCCAAAGATCCCCTCTTCCCCTGAcctaaagaaaagcagaagtgcCTCTACTATTAGTAAGTCTGATTATATGGAGATCCAGGAAGGTGTAAACAATAGCAATGAGGATTTCAGGGAGGAGAACTTGAAGACAGCCAATTGCACCCTAGCTAACACAAACTATGTGAATATCACCAAAATGCTAACCGATGTCTAG